A genomic window from Aricia agestis chromosome 8, ilAriAges1.1, whole genome shotgun sequence includes:
- the LOC121729320 gene encoding uncharacterized protein LOC121729320 isoform X2 codes for MARITRIAMDLTLAKIKSLKPAIGIAWQYFKIEAAPPLTIELLDSPKAKNFEDVISGKTDNLIKAIESQIKQAENEEQRQKEEREKEKNLRLKLADKIEKEDFKAIYKTENKDLNVKGDGKLQSSKQQSNIATAAEETKNSIPVPKSAEKSVLDVKKKKLETTKK; via the exons ATGGCAAGAATCACTCGAATTGCCATGGACCTTACTCTAG CAAAAATCAAGTCATTAAAACCAGCAATAGGTATAGCTtggcaatattttaaaatagaagCAGCTCCACCTTTGACAATTGAACTTCTTGATAGCCCGAAAGCAAAAAACTTTGAAGACGTTATTTCTGGAAAGACTGATAATTTGATTAAAGCCATTGAAAGTCAGATCAAACAAGCAGAAAATGAGGAACAAAGACAGAAAGAAGAAAGAGAAAAGGAGAAAAACTTAAGATTAAAGCTTGCTGATAAGATTGAAAAAGAAGATTTTAAGGCAATCTATAAAACAGAAAACAAAGATTTAAACGTTAAGGGCGATGGAAAACTTCAATCATCAAAGCAGCAATCAAATATTGCTACAGCCGCTGAAGAAACTAAAAATAGTATTCCTGTTCCTAAATCTGCAGAGAAATCCGTTCTAGATGTAAAAAAGAAGAAATTAGAAAcaaccaaaaaataa
- the LOC121729320 gene encoding uncharacterized protein LOC121729320 isoform X1 — protein sequence MMEMMIINKIDLTLKFNQQMLILVEHDSEYVPLVLAKIKSLKPAIGIAWQYFKIEAAPPLTIELLDSPKAKNFEDVISGKTDNLIKAIESQIKQAENEEQRQKEEREKEKNLRLKLADKIEKEDFKAIYKTENKDLNVKGDGKLQSSKQQSNIATAAEETKNSIPVPKSAEKSVLDVKKKKLETTKK from the coding sequence ATGATGGAAATGATGATCATCAATAAAATAGATCTTACATTAAAATTCAATCAACAAATGCTAATTTTGGTAGAGCATGATTCTGAGTATGTTCCACTTGTTTTAGCAAAAATCAAGTCATTAAAACCAGCAATAGGTATAGCTtggcaatattttaaaatagaagCAGCTCCACCTTTGACAATTGAACTTCTTGATAGCCCGAAAGCAAAAAACTTTGAAGACGTTATTTCTGGAAAGACTGATAATTTGATTAAAGCCATTGAAAGTCAGATCAAACAAGCAGAAAATGAGGAACAAAGACAGAAAGAAGAAAGAGAAAAGGAGAAAAACTTAAGATTAAAGCTTGCTGATAAGATTGAAAAAGAAGATTTTAAGGCAATCTATAAAACAGAAAACAAAGATTTAAACGTTAAGGGCGATGGAAAACTTCAATCATCAAAGCAGCAATCAAATATTGCTACAGCCGCTGAAGAAACTAAAAATAGTATTCCTGTTCCTAAATCTGCAGAGAAATCCGTTCTAGATGTAAAAAAGAAGAAATTAGAAAcaaccaaaaaataa